CCTGGCCGCGGTCCGCGGGGCCGGGGTGCGGGCGGTCGGCACGATCACCCTCGACAGCTTCACCCGCGTGGGTGACCACGACGCGGTGCGCGCCGCACTGGCCGCCGGTGACGCCCTCAACGGCTACCCGATCGTCGCCTACCCGCCGGGAACCACCCGGGAGGTGCTGCGCGGCCTGGCCGGCGACGCGTTCCCGGTGCAGGTGCGGCACGGCTCGGCCCGGCCTCAGGACATCGTCGTGGCGCTGCTGGAGGCGGGGCTGCACGCGACCGAGGGCGGTCCCCTGTCGTACTGCCTGCCCTACAGCCGGGTGCCGGTGGCCGAGGCGGTGCGGGCGTGGGCCGAGTCGTGCCTGCTGCTCGCCGAGCTGCGGGACCGCGGCGGCGAGCCGCACCTGGAGTCGTTCGGCGGCTGCATGATGGGCCAGTTGTGCCCGCCGGGGCTGCTGGTGGCGATCAGCGTGCTGGAGGGCGTGTTCTTCCGCCGGCACGGCCTGGGCAGCATGTCCCTGAGCTACGCCCAGCAGACCCACCCCGGGCAGGACGCGGAGGCGGTGCGGGCGTTGCGGGTGCTCGCCGCCGAGCACCTGTCCGACGTGGACTGGCACGTCGTGCTCTACACCTACATGGGGGTCTTCCCCCGCACCCGGCGCGGCGCGTCGGCGCTGCTGGAGCAGGCCGCCGAGCTAGCCGTGCGCACCGGCGCGG
This region of Saccharothrix longispora genomic DNA includes:
- a CDS encoding methylaspartate mutase — its product is MSDGSFGGFVARAAAEGELVVQPRMGLGDPAAMRAGLAAVRGAGVRAVGTITLDSFTRVGDHDAVRAALAAGDALNGYPIVAYPPGTTREVLRGLAGDAFPVQVRHGSARPQDIVVALLEAGLHATEGGPLSYCLPYSRVPVAEAVRAWAESCLLLAELRDRGGEPHLESFGGCMMGQLCPPGLLVAISVLEGVFFRRHGLGSMSLSYAQQTHPGQDAEAVRALRVLAAEHLSDVDWHVVLYTYMGVFPRTRRGASALLEQAAELAVRTGAERLIVKTTAEAHRIPTVAENVAALRAASAAAARAEPGGPVEDTGVLAEARAIVEAVLDLAPDPGVALIRAVERGYLDVPYCLHPDNAGRTRAVVDRTGRLRWSRTGSLPLAGLVEATTGAEITSTELLRSLSHVERTFDDAALDRVGAHPVGSG